One candidate division KSB1 bacterium DNA window includes the following coding sequences:
- a CDS encoding polysaccharide deacetylase family protein translates to MQPIWHWILPWLAEKSGLRKPRGLGKAFKFYDLIISMVAIALLASPLIGIALLWRDNRQLHNRLAHLEQLWKMVPAAKKSSNGPADTNQAFLRVTKPAAAMITSNQMTIEGEAPDGHIISLVQGDWVRAVTLPHKGHFTLPSIKLKPGQNQFVVQALGHDGKPVALQNITIISGPPTVNYLANDLSRGSIERKQVALTFDGGSSDNAALPILDILKENNLQVTIFLTGGFIQKFPEITKRIVQEGHEVGNHTWNHPHLTTYAADKQNAALPNVTREFLHDQLLRTAKLFEEVTGSRMAPFWRAPYGEHNAEIRQWAAELGYRHVGWTKGRSWQESMDTMDWVADTTSKAYRPAEEILAHLLSMADEENGGLNGGIILTHLGSHRQDGDHFYTVLPRLISSLREKNYAVVKISELTE, encoded by the coding sequence TTGCAGCCCATTTGGCACTGGATATTGCCGTGGCTCGCTGAAAAATCCGGCCTCCGAAAACCGCGCGGCTTGGGAAAGGCGTTTAAATTTTACGATCTGATCATCAGCATGGTCGCCATCGCGCTGCTCGCTTCGCCGCTGATTGGCATCGCGCTGCTGTGGCGGGACAATCGTCAATTGCACAATCGTTTGGCGCACCTCGAACAGCTTTGGAAAATGGTGCCTGCTGCAAAAAAATCTTCCAACGGCCCGGCCGACACCAACCAAGCTTTTTTGAGAGTAACCAAGCCCGCCGCGGCGATGATAACGAGCAATCAAATGACCATCGAAGGCGAAGCGCCGGATGGTCACATTATCAGCCTGGTGCAGGGCGATTGGGTGAGGGCGGTGACATTGCCGCACAAAGGGCACTTCACGCTGCCGTCGATCAAGCTTAAGCCGGGGCAAAATCAATTTGTCGTTCAGGCGCTTGGCCATGACGGCAAGCCGGTGGCACTGCAAAATATCACCATCATCTCCGGCCCGCCGACGGTGAATTATTTGGCGAACGACTTGAGCCGCGGCAGCATCGAGCGCAAGCAGGTGGCGTTGACTTTCGACGGCGGCTCCAGCGACAACGCAGCGCTGCCAATTCTCGACATTCTGAAAGAGAATAATTTGCAGGTCACAATTTTTTTGACCGGCGGTTTCATTCAAAAATTTCCAGAGATCACCAAACGCATCGTGCAAGAGGGCCACGAAGTCGGCAATCATACCTGGAATCATCCACATCTCACCACCTACGCCGCCGACAAGCAGAATGCAGCGTTGCCGAATGTCACACGCGAATTTTTGCACGATCAACTTTTGCGCACCGCCAAATTATTCGAGGAAGTCACTGGCAGCAGGATGGCGCCGTTCTGGCGCGCGCCGTACGGTGAGCATAACGCGGAGATTCGCCAGTGGGCCGCTGAGCTTGGTTATCGCCACGTCGGCTGGACAAAAGGCCGCAGTTGGCAGGAGAGCATGGACACGATGGATTGGGTGGCAGACACCACTTCCAAAGCGTACCGCCCGGCGGAGGAAATCCTTGCGCATCTGCTAAGCATGGCCGACGAGGAAAACGGTGGCCTCAACGGCGGCATTATCTTGACGCATCTCGGCAGCCATCGGCAGGACGGCGATCATTTTTATACCGTTCTCCCGCGCCTCATCAGCAGCCTGCGCGAAAAGAACTATGCCGTGGTCAAAATTTCAGAATTGACCGAATGA